In the genome of Acidovorax sp. 69, the window CACCCATCACATGGACATGCAGGTGGTGGATTTCCTGGCCACCTTCAAACCCCGTGTTTACCACGACGCGAAAGCCACCCTCCGGGTACGGGTTGCAACCCTCCTCCAGAGCCAGCTTCGGCGCCAGCGCCATCATGCGCCCGAGCATGCCCGCATGTTCTGCGGTGACCTGTGCCATCGAAGGGATATGCAGTTTGGGAACCATCAAAAAGTGCACCGGCGCCCAAGGATGGATGTCGTGAAAGGCAAAAATTTCTTCGTCTTCGTAGACCTTCTTCGAAGGAATCTGGCCCGCGATGATTTTGCAGAAAAGGCAGTTCGGATCGTGCATGAGAAAAATGTCGGTACGAAGTTAACAGTTCACCGGGCGCTGCTCAGCCCCCAAGCCATTGAAACCGGCGCGCCCCAAGCCAGCGCCACCGTGGAACTGGCTCCGCCAGGCCACGGGTGGCGTCCCCCTGAGGGGGAAGGTGCCGCAGGCGACACAAGGGGCTTCACGCATTGTCAGCGATCTTGATGGTGGGCCGCACGCCCACGTCCTTGTGGTGCGCCTGCAGCCACTCCAGCCCGGCCGCACGACCCAGGGCGAAGAGCTTGCGCACAAAAGACAGGTCAGCGCGCATCTTGCTGTCCGCACCGAACGGCGCCAGCACCGAACCACCATCAATGCGGTGCATGCGCACGCTTTTGTAGCGGCGGGCATCCAGTTTGCCTTCGGCCAGCAGCCGTCGCACAAATTCGATGGCGCGCAGTTCTGCCAGCAGGCTGGCGTTGAAGGTGACCTCGTTCATGCGTTCCATGATCTCGGCGGCGGTGTTGGGCACTTCCAGATGCTCGATGGGGTTGATCTGCACCAGCAGGATGTCCGAGGTTTCGGTCTGGTAGATCAGGGGATGAAGCGCCGGATTGCCCGAATAGCCACCATCCCAATAGGCCTCCCCTTCGATCTCGACCGCCTTGAACATCATCGGCAAGCAGGCAGAGGCCATCACGGCATCCGCACTCAAGCGGGGGCCCGAAAAGATTTCACCCCGGCCGGTGCGCACGTTGGTAGCACAGACAAAAACCTTGGGCCCCACCACGCCGGTGCGCGCGGAACACAGCAGGCTGAAATCCACCTCGCGCTCCAGCAACTTGCGCAAGGGATTGAGCCCCATGGGATTGGTCTGGTAGGGCGAGAACCATTGGGACATCATGCCCACCAGCGGGTTGGCAGCCGATAGCGGCGTGCCCCAGGTAAGGCTACCCAAAGAGCCAACCCCTTCCCACAGCCGCTTCAGCGACTCTCGGGCCAGCACGCAGCCCACATGGTGGGCTTCCTCGGGGTCTTTGTGGGCCTGGGCTGCCTGGGCAAAGCCATGCGCAAGGGCCACGGCATTCATGGCGCCAGCACTGGTGCCACTCACACCGTCCAGTTGCCACCGCCCATCTTCCAGCAATGCGTCCAGCACACCCCAGGTGAGCGCACCGTGCGAGCCGCCGCCCTGTAGCGCCAGATTCAGGCGCGGGCGGGCTGGCGCATGAGCCCTTGGCTCAGACATCCACCGCCTGGCTCTTGTTCATGGCCACCATGCCACGCACGATGCGGTACAGGAACCAAAGGGAGATCAGGCCCCAGGCAATCCAGCCGGGCAACACAAACAGCAGCCACAGCGGCGCCGTCACGATGTACAGCACACCCGCCCAGATGACGGTGCGGATGCGCCACGAGAAGTGGTTGGCTTGCCAGGTGCCCTCGGCATCACCCTTCTTCACAAGGTCGAGCACCAGGGCAATGATCAAGAGGACCGCCCCCGGCTGAGCACCAGGAATGACAGCGCCCACGGCCACGATCAAGTGCAGGAGATAGCTGACCCAGCCGATGGCCTTGAGGTCTTCGGCCTTCTGGTCGTTGGTTTGCACATCGATGATGTCGCTCATGACGAACCCTCCTCGGCAGCACGCGCAACCACCTTGCGCAGGGCTTTTTCCTCAATGCCGCTGGTGCCCTCGCGGCGCTCCAGTTCGGACAACACGTCGGCTGGCGTCAGGCCGTAATGGGCCAGCGCCACCATGGAGTGAAACCACAGGTCCGCCACTTCGTAGACCAGTTTGGACTTGTCGGCGCCATGGTCCACGTCCTTGGCCGCCATGACCACTTCGGTGGCCTCTTCGCCAATCTTCTTCAGAAACGTGTCCGGCCCCTTGTGCAGCAGGCGCGACACATAGCTTTTTTCGGGGTCGCCGCCATTGGCGGGCTTGCGGCTTTCGATGACGGCGGCCAGGCGCCCGAGGGAATCATTGGAACTCATGGGTCTTACTTGTAGATGGACTCGGGGTCTTTCAAGACCGGATCGATAGCCTTCCATGCGCCGTCCTTGAGCACGCTGAAGAAGCAGCTATGACGGCCCGTGTGGCAGGCGATGCCGGGCTCATGGCCCAGCTGCGTGACCTTGAGCAGCACCACATCGTTGTCGCAATCGAGGCGAATCTCGTGCACGGTCTGCACGTGGCCGGACTCTTCGCCTTTGAACCACAGCTTCTTGCGCGACCGGCTGAAAAACACGGCACGACCGAGCTCCGCCGTTTTCTGCAGGGCCTCGCGGTTCATCCACGCAAACATCAGCACGTCGCCCGTGCCCTGCTCTTGCGCAATCACGGGCACCAGGCCCTGCGCATCCCATTTCACTTCATTGAGCCAGTTCATGGGGCCATTGTCGGTGATCCGGATGGCATGCCGGGGCACACCATGGCACCCACCTACACATTTAAAGCGTTTTTGGCCGCTAGCGCATACGCTCCATGCGCTAGCAGCTATCAAATCAGGAGTAACGTTAGATCACATCCGCACGGGGATGCCCCGCTCGGCCATGCGCTTCTTGGCCTGGCCCACGGTGTACTCACCGTAGTGAAAGATGCTGGCGGCCAGCACTGCGTCGGCGCCGCCCTGCTGCACACCATCGGCCAGATGGTCAAGGTTGCCCACACCGCCAGAGGCAATCACGGGCACACTCACCGCGTCGCTCACGGCGCGCGTGAGCGTCAGGTCAAAGCCCGCCTTGGTGCCGTCACGGTCCATGCTGGTCAGCAGGATTTCGCCCGCGCCGCGCTGCGCCATCTCGGTGGCCCAGGCCACGGCATCCAGACCGGTGTTTTTGCGCCCGCCGTGGCTGTAAACATCCCAGCCGGCGCCCACGGGCTGGCCGTTCGCACCGATGCGCTGGGCGTCCTCGGCCGAGCGGCGCTTGGCGTCGATGGCCACCACAATGCACTGCGCGCCGTACTTGGCCGACACGGCGTTGATCACCTCGGGGTTGGCGATAGCGGCCGAGTTGAAGCTGGTCTTGTCCGCACCCGCATTGAGCAGCCTGCGCACGTCTTCCACGGTGCGCACGCCGCCACCCACGGTGAGGGGGATGAACACCTGGCTGGCCACGGCTTCGATGATGTGCAGGATCAGATCGCGCCCATCGCTGGTGGCGGTGATGTCAAGGAAGGTGAGTTCGTCAGCGCCTTGCGCGTTGTAGCGCGCGGCGATCTCGACGGGGTCGCCCGCGTCGCGCAGTTCGACAAAGTTGACACCCTTGACCACACGGCCTCCGGTGACGTCGAGGCAGGGAATGATGCGTTTGGCGAGCATGCGGTCCTTAGCCGTTCAGCGCGTCGGCACGGGCCTGCGCGGCGGCAAAGTCGAGGTCGCCGCTGTAAATCGCGCGGCCGCAGATCACGCCTTCAACGCCTTCGCTCTCGACCGCGCACAGTTGCTCGATGTCGGCCATGCTGCCCAGTCCGCCCGAAGCAATGACCGGGATGGACAGGGCCTGCGCCAGCTTCACCGTGGCGTCGATGTTGATGCCCGAGAGCATGCCGTCGCGGCCGATGTCGGTGTAGATGATGGATTCGACGCCCCAGTCCTCGAACTTCTTGGCCAGGTCCACCACTTCGTGGCCCGTGAGCTTGCTCCAGCCGTCCGTGGCGACCTTGCCGTCCTTGGCGTCGAGGCCCACGATGATGTGGCCACCGAAAGCACTGCAGGCGTCCTTCAGGAAGCCGGGGTTCTTGACTGCCGCCGTACCGATGATGACGTAGCGCAGCCCGCCGTCGATGTATTTCTCGATGGTGTCCAGGTCGCGGATGCCGCCACCGAGCTGCACCGGAATATCGCGGCCCACCTCTTGGAGGATGGACTTGATGGCGGTGTAGTTCTTGGGCACGCCGGCAAAGGCGCCGTTCAGGTCCACCAGATGCAGGCGGCGGGCGCCGGCATCCACCCACTTGCGCGCCATGGCGGCAGGGTCTTCACCGAAGGTGGTGGATTGGTCCATATCGCCTTGTTTGAGGCGAACGCAGTGGCCGTCCTTGAGGTCGATGGCGGGGATGAGCAGCATGGTGATGAAGTTCGGGGGGAGAAAAAGGGCGAGACACAGCTCGGCCCGAACGGGTGGATGTTAGGGAGTCAGGGGTTCCAGTGCAGAAAATTGCGGTACAGGGCCAGGCCGTGTTCCGCGCTTTTCTCCGGGTGGAATTGCGTGGCAAAAATATTATCGCGCGCAACGGCAGCGGCGAACCAACCGCCGTAGTCGGCCTGCCCCGCACAATGGGCGGCATTTTGCGGCACGGCGTAGAAACTGTGCACAAAGTAAAAGTAGCTGTTGTCCGGCACACCGGCCCACACCGGATGCACGGCACCGGCATGGTGCATCTGCCGCACCTGGTTCCAGCCCATCTGGGGCACCTTGAAGCGGCTCCCGTCGGGCTGGGTGCGGCCTGCCAGGTCGAACTTGAGTACGTCGCCGGGGATCAGGCCCAGGCCGGGGATTCCACCGTTGGGGCCTTCAGCGCTGTGGTCCAGCAGCATCTGCATGCCCACACACACGCCAAACATCGGCTTGGACGCAGCGGCTTCAAGCACCGATTCCTGCAGGCCCG includes:
- a CDS encoding histidine triad nucleotide-binding protein, whose product is MHDPNCLFCKIIAGQIPSKKVYEDEEIFAFHDIHPWAPVHFLMVPKLHIPSMAQVTAEHAGMLGRMMALAPKLALEEGCNPYPEGGFRVVVNTGFEGGQEIHHLHVHVMGGPRPWLKG
- a CDS encoding patatin-like phospholipase family protein, which gives rise to MSEPRAHAPARPRLNLALQGGGSHGALTWGVLDALLEDGRWQLDGVSGTSAGAMNAVALAHGFAQAAQAHKDPEEAHHVGCVLARESLKRLWEGVGSLGSLTWGTPLSAANPLVGMMSQWFSPYQTNPMGLNPLRKLLEREVDFSLLCSARTGVVGPKVFVCATNVRTGRGEIFSGPRLSADAVMASACLPMMFKAVEIEGEAYWDGGYSGNPALHPLIYQTETSDILLVQINPIEHLEVPNTAAEIMERMNEVTFNASLLAELRAIEFVRRLLAEGKLDARRYKSVRMHRIDGGSVLAPFGADSKMRADLSFVRKLFALGRAAGLEWLQAHHKDVGVRPTIKIADNA
- a CDS encoding phosphoribosyl-ATP diphosphatase: MSSNDSLGRLAAVIESRKPANGGDPEKSYVSRLLHKGPDTFLKKIGEEATEVVMAAKDVDHGADKSKLVYEVADLWFHSMVALAHYGLTPADVLSELERREGTSGIEEKALRKVVARAAEEGSS
- the hisI gene encoding phosphoribosyl-AMP cyclohydrolase, which produces MNWLNEVKWDAQGLVPVIAQEQGTGDVLMFAWMNREALQKTAELGRAVFFSRSRKKLWFKGEESGHVQTVHEIRLDCDNDVVLLKVTQLGHEPGIACHTGRHSCFFSVLKDGAWKAIDPVLKDPESIYK
- the hisF gene encoding imidazole glycerol phosphate synthase subunit HisF, which gives rise to MLAKRIIPCLDVTGGRVVKGVNFVELRDAGDPVEIAARYNAQGADELTFLDITATSDGRDLILHIIEAVASQVFIPLTVGGGVRTVEDVRRLLNAGADKTSFNSAAIANPEVINAVSAKYGAQCIVVAIDAKRRSAEDAQRIGANGQPVGAGWDVYSHGGRKNTGLDAVAWATEMAQRGAGEILLTSMDRDGTKAGFDLTLTRAVSDAVSVPVIASGGVGNLDHLADGVQQGGADAVLAASIFHYGEYTVGQAKKRMAERGIPVRM
- the hisA gene encoding 1-(5-phosphoribosyl)-5-[(5-phosphoribosylamino)methylideneamino]imidazole-4-carboxamide isomerase; translated protein: MLLIPAIDLKDGHCVRLKQGDMDQSTTFGEDPAAMARKWVDAGARRLHLVDLNGAFAGVPKNYTAIKSILQEVGRDIPVQLGGGIRDLDTIEKYIDGGLRYVIIGTAAVKNPGFLKDACSAFGGHIIVGLDAKDGKVATDGWSKLTGHEVVDLAKKFEDWGVESIIYTDIGRDGMLSGINIDATVKLAQALSIPVIASGGLGSMADIEQLCAVESEGVEGVICGRAIYSGDLDFAAAQARADALNG
- the hisH gene encoding imidazole glycerol phosphate synthase subunit HisH, which encodes MNMEAKTVAVVDYGMGNLRSVSQAVQAAAEGSGWTVVVTQRPEDVRAAQRIVLPGQGAMPDCMRELRESGLQESVLEAAASKPMFGVCVGMQMLLDHSAEGPNGGIPGLGLIPGDVLKFDLAGRTQPDGSRFKVPQMGWNQVRQMHHAGAVHPVWAGVPDNSYFYFVHSFYAVPQNAAHCAGQADYGGWFAAAVARDNIFATQFHPEKSAEHGLALYRNFLHWNP